A genomic region of [Eubacterium] eligens ATCC 27750 contains the following coding sequences:
- the tpiA gene encoding triose-phosphate isomerase → MRRKVIAGNWKMNMTPSQAVKLVTELRPNVNNPDVDVVFCVPSIDIVPVVEAVKGSNIHIGAENVYYQEKGAFTGELSPEMLVDAGVSHVIIGHSERRMYFNESNTVLNLKMHKVLEHGIIPILCCGETLEQREKGITLDFIKEQIVEAYVGVTKEQVLHTIVAYEPIWAIGTGKVATTAQAQEVCGFIRTVFEELYDKETADQIRILYGGSVNASNAAELFAQPDIDGGLVGGASLKPDFADIVNYNK, encoded by the coding sequence ATGAGAAGAAAAGTAATAGCAGGCAATTGGAAGATGAATATGACACCAAGCCAGGCAGTTAAGCTCGTTACTGAATTGAGACCGAATGTTAATAATCCGGATGTTGATGTTGTGTTCTGTGTACCATCTATTGACATTGTACCTGTAGTGGAGGCAGTGAAAGGATCTAATATACATATTGGTGCAGAGAATGTATATTATCAGGAGAAAGGAGCATTTACCGGTGAGTTATCGCCTGAGATGCTTGTTGATGCCGGGGTAAGCCATGTTATCATAGGACATTCAGAAAGAAGAATGTACTTTAATGAAAGTAATACAGTGCTTAATCTCAAGATGCATAAGGTACTTGAACATGGAATTATCCCAATTCTTTGTTGTGGAGAGACACTTGAACAGAGAGAAAAAGGGATTACACTTGATTTCATTAAAGAACAGATAGTAGAAGCATATGTTGGTGTTACTAAAGAGCAGGTGCTTCATACAATAGTTGCTTATGAGCCAATCTGGGCTATTGGAACAGGAAAGGTTGCAACTACAGCGCAGGCACAGGAAGTATGTGGATTTATAAGAACTGTATTCGAAGAGTTATATGATAAAGAAACAGCGGATCAGATAAGGATTCTTTATGGAGGAAGTGTTAATGCTTCTAATGCAGCAGAGCTTTTTGCCCAGCCTGATATTGATGGTGGACTGGTA
- a CDS encoding phosphoglycerate kinase, with the protein MLNKKSIDDINVKGKRVLCRCDFNVPLDGSRITDETRLVAALPTIKKLIADGGKVILCSHLGKPKGPDAAFSLAPVAKRLSELLGQEVKFAADDTVVGDNARAAVAAMNDGDVILLENTRFRPEETKNGEAFSKDLASIADVFVNDAFGTAHRAHCSNVGVTQFVDTAVVGYLMQKEIDFLGNAVNNPVRPFVAILGGSKVSSKISVINNLLDKVDTLIIGGGMSYTFQKAHGGNVGKSLVEDDYLDFAKEMMKKAEEKGVKMLIPIDTVVAKEFSNDSPSHVVEAGHQADDDMGMDIGPKTCELYKEALKDAKTVVWNGPMGVFEFPNFAAGTIAVAEELAQLKDATTIIGGGDSAAAVNNLGFGDKMTHISTGGGASLEFLEGKELPGVVAANDK; encoded by the coding sequence ATGCTTAATAAAAAGTCTATTGATGATATCAATGTAAAGGGCAAAAGAGTATTATGCAGATGTGATTTTAATGTACCTTTAGATGGAAGCAGAATTACAGATGAAACAAGACTTGTAGCTGCTCTTCCAACAATCAAGAAGCTTATTGCTGATGGAGGAAAGGTTATTCTTTGTTCACATCTTGGAAAGCCAAAGGGACCAGATGCTGCATTTTCTCTTGCACCAGTTGCAAAGAGACTTTCAGAACTTCTTGGTCAGGAAGTTAAGTTTGCAGCAGATGATACTGTTGTAGGCGATAATGCAAGAGCAGCTGTTGCTGCAATGAATGATGGAGATGTTATTCTTCTTGAAAATACAAGATTCAGACCAGAAGAGACTAAGAACGGTGAAGCATTTTCTAAGGATTTAGCTTCTATTGCAGATGTATTTGTTAATGATGCATTTGGTACAGCTCACAGAGCGCATTGTTCTAATGTAGGTGTTACACAGTTTGTTGATACAGCTGTTGTTGGATATCTTATGCAGAAGGAAATTGATTTCCTTGGAAATGCAGTTAATAATCCTGTAAGACCTTTCGTTGCAATTCTTGGTGGTTCAAAGGTTTCTTCTAAGATTTCAGTTATCAATAATCTTCTTGATAAGGTTGACACACTTATTATCGGTGGTGGTATGTCTTATACATTCCAGAAGGCACATGGTGGTAATGTAGGTAAGTCATTAGTAGAGGATGATTATCTTGATTTTGCTAAGGAAATGATGAAGAAGGCTGAAGAAAAGGGCGTTAAAATGCTTATTCCTATCGATACAGTTGTAGCTAAGGAATTCAGCAATGATTCTCCTTCACATGTCGTAGAAGCAGGACATCAGGCAGATGATGACATGGGTATGGATATTGGACCTAAGACATGTGAGCTTTACAAGGAAGCTTTAAAGGATGCCAAGACTGTAGTATGGAATGGACCAATGGGAGTATTTGAATTCCCTAATTTCGCAGCAGGAACAATTGCTGTTGCAGAAGAACTTGCACAGCTTAAAGATGCTACAACAATCATTGGTGGTGGTGATTCAGCAGCTGCTGTTAACAACTTAGGATTTGGAGATAAGATGACACACATCTCTACAGGTGGTGGAGCATCTCTTGAATTCCTTGAAGGTAAAGAACTTCCAGGCGTAGTTGCAGCTAACGATAAGTAA
- the gap gene encoding type I glyceraldehyde-3-phosphate dehydrogenase yields the protein MSVKVAINGFGRIGRLAFRQMFGAEGYEVVAINDLTSPKMLAHLLKYDSSQGRYVNFGEEDQVTADDEAGTITVKGKTIKIYKEPDANNCPWGEIGVDVVLECSGFYTSKAKAQAHINAGAKKVVISAPAGNDLKTIVYNVNHETLTADDQIISAASCTTNCLAPMAKALNDCATIESGIMCTIHAYTGDQMILDGPQRKGDLRRSRAGACNIVPNSTGAAKAIGLVIPELNGKLIGAAQRVPTPTGSTTILNAVVAKKVTVDEVNAAMKAAATESFGYNTEQIVSSDIVGMRFGSLFDATQTMVNELPNGGCQVQVVSWYDNENSYTSQMVRTIKYFAELN from the coding sequence TTCAGACAGATGTTTGGTGCAGAAGGATATGAGGTAGTTGCTATTAACGATTTAACAAGCCCTAAGATGCTTGCTCATCTTTTAAAGTATGACTCATCACAGGGAAGATATGTTAACTTCGGTGAGGAAGATCAGGTAACAGCTGATGATGAGGCTGGTACAATCACAGTTAAAGGTAAGACTATCAAGATTTACAAAGAGCCAGATGCTAATAACTGCCCATGGGGAGAGATTGGTGTTGATGTAGTTCTTGAGTGTTCAGGATTCTATACATCTAAGGCTAAGGCACAGGCTCATATTAATGCAGGTGCTAAGAAGGTAGTTATCTCAGCTCCAGCTGGAAATGACCTTAAGACTATCGTTTACAATGTAAACCATGAGACACTTACAGCAGATGATCAGATTATCTCAGCTGCTTCTTGTACAACAAACTGTTTAGCTCCTATGGCTAAGGCACTTAACGATTGTGCAACAATCGAGTCAGGTATTATGTGTACAATTCATGCTTACACAGGTGACCAGATGATCCTTGACGGACCACAGAGAAAGGGTGATTTAAGAAGATCTAGAGCAGGTGCTTGCAACATCGTTCCTAACTCAACAGGTGCTGCTAAGGCTATTGGTCTTGTTATCCCAGAACTTAACGGAAAGCTTATTGGAGCTGCTCAGAGAGTTCCAACACCTACAGGTTCTACAACAATTCTTAATGCTGTAGTTGCTAAGAAGGTTACAGTTGATGAAGTTAATGCTGCTATGAAGGCTGCTGCAACAGAGTCATTCGGTTACAATACAGAGCAGATTGTATCTAGCGATATCGTTGGTATGAGATTTGGTTCATTATTTGATGCTACTCAGACAATGGTTAATGAACTTCCAAACGGTGGTTGCCAGGTTCAGGTTGTTTCTTGGTATGATAATGAGAACTCATACACAAGCCAGATGGTTAGAACAATTAAGTACTTCGCTGAATTAAACTAA